The Chloroflexota bacterium genomic interval CCCAGCAACCCGTTCCTTGCGGGCAACGAAGGCACGGCGAACCCTGCGCTGCTGTCGCTGCCCGGACTGACATCGCGCCGTCGCGTCCTGCCGACTCGCGACTTCGCAACCACCAACCGCGGCGGCAATGTGCTCGCCCGGCCCTTTGAAGAGCAGCAGGAAAACTACACCATCGTAACCGGCACACCCGACTCCATACTGCCAAAGATTCGACATGTGCTGGAGACACTGCGCCCGGGCAGCGTGATATTCTGGGACGGCGACGGCGCCATGACGCACGAGGACCAGATGCGCTCGCTGCGTCTGATGGGCGAATATGTAATCCCCGCAGTCCGCGAGATGGGCAAGGAGCTAGAGCTGAACAGCCCGTTCGAGGTCGATCCCGCGACCGGCAAGCCAATCGAGGAAACCGAGACGGCAGAAGCGCAAGCAGTAGCCGACTAGCCACATTTTCAGTCCCTTTCTCCAGTGGGGGAAGGTTAGGTGGGGGAAGAATAACCCCAAAAACTAAGGGGATGCGCTCACATCGCTGTGGAGCATCCCCTTATCCTGTCTATACTCGCCTATCCGGACGTCGTTGCGCGGCAGGGGGGAGGATGTCTAGGAGGGAAGTGTTAGAACCTTCTGGCCCAAACGAGACCTAGCGCCATTCCCACAGGAAACCCTATCCCCACACCGAGGACAGCGTTGCCGAGCGCAACACCTAGAGCCATACCAACCACGGTTCCGAGCGCGATTCCTACTAGGATTCTTGTGTCCTTTGCCTTTGTGCCCATCATTATTACCCTCCGTTAGATATTATTATCAGGGGAAAGGTTAGGATAGGGCTGAAATCTTATGCACCCCGTCCATCCATGTCAACCCTCGTACCCTTACAGGCGCGGATCCCTGATTGCCTTGTACAGCCCTAACGCGAAAGTCGGTATATTCGCGCCGATGACTGCGCCTACTGTGGTGATGTGGATTTCGGGGATTCCGGGCTTCCAGATGGGATGCAGCGCGCCGATATCTATGCCGCGCTGCAAGCCAAACCACGCGCCGCCAAGACCGAACGCCAGCGCGATGACGACCAGCAGCGCCTGAATGCGCAAGTCGTGGTCCCTGTCCAGCCAAGCGATGTAGCTCCCCACCCCGGCGCCGATACCCGTAGTGCACACCAGCACCGCTATCACGCCGCCGCCATAGCCCCAGATGGACAGATACAGCGCCTGTATCATCACATACGACCCGAACCCCACAACGGCGGCAACGAACAATGCGAACACGCCCCTAGCGAATACCAATACGAACTTCAGCAGCGCGCCAATTGTGGCGAGGAGCTGCATGTGCCTATAGACCGCCGAGCCGATTTTCTGCATTTACCAATCCCGCACTAGAAACAGAATGCCGCGCTTCTCAAAGTCCCTTATCCCTACGGGGAAGGTTAAGAATGAGGCCAAAAGCCCCCCAATTGCCATCAAGTTAATCCCATAGCAAACTACCGCCATAGCATTATCGCATAGTCTCATGATAGCAGACTTGCCGCGCCGTCAGCCCGAATGCGTGTAAGTATTGCCGAAGCGTTCGCTATGCGCCACTTCCGACAGTGCCCGGCGATTGCGCCGCCCGAACTTGCCCATATTCGCGCTCTTGCGATAGCCGAACGGCAAGATGGTCAGCAGCACGAGATGCGCCGGTATGCTCAGCACTTCCTTGATCGCCGCGTTCTGGTCGGCGTCGCGGATACCGATGAAGCATGTGCCCATGCCCTCTTCCCACGCGACAAGTTCCATGTGCTGTATAGCTCTGCCCGCGTCCAATGGCGCTCTCGGCGTGTCGTCGGTCACGACGGCGATGGCAAGCGGAGCATCCCCCAGGCACGGTCCCTGCGTCGCCATCTCGCCCAGCCGCTTTATCGTGGCTGCGTCCCGAATCACGATGAAGTGCCAAGGCTGCAAGTTCTGCGAACTCGGCGAAAGCCTGCCCGCTTCCAAAAGCCTATCAACCACATCGTCCGGCACGGCGTCAGGCTTGTACTCCCGCACCGTCAGCCGCGTCAACACCGCATCATTAACATCCATGATTTACCCTCCACGACAGTCCTTTGTCATTCTGAACGCATCTCCGTTCATTCTGTCATTCTGAACGCAGCGCAGCGGAGTGAAGAATCCAGAATTATCCGCACTGCCGTCTGATAACGATTTAAGATTCCTCGCTGCGATCGAAATGACAAGAGTCTGATAGACTGACAGACTGATGAACTGACAGACTCTCTACACCGGATACCGCCACACTTCGCCCGCCGGCTCTTCGTCCGACAGCCTGAAGTGCGGCACGGAGAAACCTTCGTCAGTGTCAAGAAACACCACTTCGACGCGCTTGCCGATGCCCACTTCGTCCGGGTCTTCCGGCTCCATATCATCGTTCAGCAGGTTCGCGGTGATACGCAAGCCATTCTCAGGGTTTGGCTCGCCGCTCTGCTCGTCCAGTTCGACCAGCACGACCGTGTACGGCACCCAGTCACGGAACGCTGGCATAATGGCGTGAGTGATGACCTGGTAACTGTAAATCGTGCCTTTGCCGCTGACTTCCTGCCATCCCCAGTTCAGCGAGCCGCACCACGGACACGCCGCGCCCGGATCACCGCGCAGCATCCCGCAAGTCAGCTCGCTGCACTTCTTCACCACCAGCCTATGCTCCATCGCCGCATCGAAGTAGCCCTTGTACTCGCTGTCAAGTTCCGTAATGTTCAATGCCATACCGCGATAATCATATATCGGCATTACTCTTTTCCCTCCGCAATCGGCGCATTAGCCGCTACAGGATGGGTATATTCACATCCAATCCGCCCTACCCATCCTGCACATCGATGTTATTTACTTCCGCATAATAAGCGCGCTGCCCACGCCCGGCATAGCCCAGCCCATGTTCATAGTGATGTTCACATCCCGCACTTGGCGGCAGCCGCCCTCCGCATAGTCGTAGGAATGCTCACCGTTCTCCCAATGCGGGCAGTAGTCGTCCACCAAGCCGCGCAGCTGCCGTACATTCTCGATGACCATGTTCATGCCGTGCGTGTAGCCTTCGCACAGATGCCCGCCGCTCGTGTTGTTCGGACGCCTGCCGCCGAGGTCGGTTATACCGCTCTTCACATACTCCTTGCCCTCGCCCTTCTCGCAGAATCCGTAGTCCTCAAACTGCAAGAGCGTCGTGTATGTGAAAGCGTCATAGCAGCCGGTAACATCGATGTCATCGTGCGTAATGCCCGCAAGCTCGAACAGACGCGGGCCGATGTAATGCCCCGCCACGCGCGTAATCGGCGCGTACTGGTAGTGGAAGTCGCCGCCCGGCTTCGATCCTCTGCCCTGCACCGCCATGATGTACGCCGGCGTGTGGCGCAGGTCCTTCGCGCGTTCTGCCGATGTTACGATGATGCAGGTCGCGTTGTCGGTTTCGAGGCAGCAGTCCAACAAGTGCGCGCACGGCTTGACTATCCAGCGCGAGTTGACCACATCATCGACGGTAACGCGCTGCTTCATCAGCGCCTTCGGGTTATTGCTGGCGTGCTTGCTGTGCGTAACCTTGATGTGCGCCAGGTCTTCGCCGGTAACGCCGTATTCCATCATGTGCCGCGTGAAAGTAAAGGCAAAGTTTTGCACCGCGCTCGCCACGCCGTAAGTGCGCTTCATCAGGTCGGAGCCGCCGATGGGCGCAGCCGCGCGCGCCCCCGTGCCGCCTATACGCACCTGCGAATAGCCGTTCATCGCGCGAAATATCGCCACCGTATCGCACATCCCCGCCTCTATCGCGCCGATGGCAAGCCCAACAAGCGCCTCAGTGCTAGAGCCGCCGCCCGAGCAGTCCATGTAGAAGTTCAGGCGCATACCCAAGTCGTACATCATCGTTGTGGACGGCGTGGAATCGCCGCCATGGTAGCTGAGCATCCCGTCCACATCCTGCGGCGTCAGCCCCGCGTCATATATGGCATTGCGAATAGCCTCAACCCCAAGCGCCCGCGTGCTTCTGCCGGACGCGCGGCTATACTCCGTCTCGCCCACGCCAACGATAGCGTACTTATCCTTCAATCGTCCTTCCATGCTAACCCTCCTAAATTGCAAATACTTGCAGCGCGGTAAGTATCGCCTGTTCAGTAGTGATTGGCAAGTGCGAGCGCATGAAACTGTCCATCTGCTAAACTTGCTATACGGGATTTTCTTACACAAACGCAAGTTGCGTGCCGAACATTAGTATCATACAATAGCCACCATCATGTAGGAGGCACACCCAAACCCAAGAATGGCAGATCGAAAAGCCAAATGGCTCATATACACCGTTCTAGTGGCGCTGATACCGGCAATGGCGCGGATGATAGTATGGCTAATCCCAGAACCCGGACACCGATCTATTCAACGCCGTAGATTTCATAATCTTCGGACTGGTACTGCACATATCCAATATCAATGAATTAGAGCACTTCGACGAAAGAGAAGAGTCATGGAAGACAGTCCAGAACGGCGCATCGGTGTTTCTGCTCATCGTGTACAGCATCTTGTTGACGTCTCACCTGTTCGGTGAAGCAAATCCCGGACTCATAGACACTCAAACTATGAAAATCGGTGCTATGTTGTTAGGAATTATATCGTTCTTGATAAGTTATTCTGTGTACAACGCGACTTCAAAGTCGGTAGGGGAGAAATAAATGCTGACAATACCGATAATCGTGCTAACCGCAATCGCCTGCGTGGTAGGACTTAGCGTCGCTGTTTGGTCAATCGTAACTACCGAGAAACGACACCGCGAACGCCTCCGCAAACAAAAGGAAAGCGTCAGCAACTAGGCGCCTCTACAAGGACGAGCGAAAGCGCAGCGTGAGCGAATAGACGATTCACCAGATTCTCGTAACCTAACATTTCGGAAGCGTGGGAGACTCGCACCGATGTACAAATTACAAGAACTTCTAGAATCCGCACTACACGAGATTGTGGAAAGTGATGATTGCAATCTGGATGCCAATCAATTGGAGGACAAGATTTCCAAAATGATTCCAGATGTCTGCGATGAAACAGCAACAGATATGTTGGCCAGTATCAAAGAAGACGCCTTTTCAGGCGGACTGGAAGAAGCTAGGACGGGAAGACGCGAATTTGAAAGAAGGTTAATGGAGGTTTGGAAAAAGCCGATAGAGCTTCTTGAGTTGTTCGTGTCATTAGCAACGGAAGCAGGCGTAGATTTCAACAGCGAGTTCGGCAACGAAGCCGTAAGTTCAGACGATTACTTGTTTGAAGCACTCACTAGATTGCATGGCAGAGCATGCCAAGTGTCCAATGAAATTCTTGTCCTGTTGCGCTCAGGCTATGCAGATGGAGCACACGCACGCTGGCGGACCTTACACGAGATTGCAGTTATAAGCTTTTGTCTCAGCGAACCAGAAGAGGACGAGCACAGACAAGAATTAGCTGAAAAGTATTTACTGCATGACACCATACAGCGATATAAATTGGCGTGCCAATATCAGAAGTACGGCGAGAGGCTTGACTTGAAGCCGATTCCACAAGAGGAGTTCGATAATCTCCAGACAGAGTACAACAAGCTCATAGCCCGATTTTGCAAACCATTCGAGAAACCCTACGGATGGGCAGCATCACCAAAGAGCCCTACGATGACAGCAATTGAAGAGCGCGTTGAATTGGCTCATTGGCGTCCCTACTACAAAATGGCAAGCGATAATGTGCATGCAAATGCACATGGAAGTCACTTTAGACTAGGTTTGGCCCCACTTGACGAGGATATGATTTTGGCGGGACCAAGCAACGCGGGATTAGTCGATCCCGGGCATTCAACTGCAATCTCACTCAATCAGATAACCGCAGTCTTGCTCGGAACTAGGTCAAACTTCGACTGCGCGGTCGTCTTGATGATATTACAGAAATTGGTAAACGAGATTGGGGAAGCATTTCTTGAAGCACACAATTATGTTGAAATGTTATCCAATAGTGAAAATGAGACAGAAAGCGCGACATGATCCCCTCCCCCAACGCCCTCTACTTCGGCGACAACCTCGACATCCTGCGCCAGCACATCCCCGACGAGTCCGTTGACCTCATATACCTGGACCCGCCGTTTAACTCTAACGCCACCTACAATGTGCTCTTCCGCGAGCGCAGCGGCGAGGAGTCGGCGGCGCAAATCACCGCCTTCGACGACACATGGCGCTGGAACATCGAATCCGAGCTTGCATATCAGGACGTCGTAACCCAGCAGGGCGGAAAAGTCGGCGAACTGCTCGCAGCCATGCGCGCCTTCCTCGGACAGAACGACATGATGGCGTACCTCACCATGATGGCGCAGCGCATGGTCGAACTCCACCGCGTCCTAAAACCCACCGGCAGCATCTACCTCCACTGCGACCCCACCGCAAGCCACTACCTCAAACTGCTGATGGACGCCGTGTTCGGCCCGGAGAACTTTCAGAGCGAAATCACTTGGCAGCGCACGAGTTCCCACAATGACTCAAAGCGATTTGGGCAGGTGAAGGACGCGCTACTTTTCTATTCTAAGTCCAGTAGTCGAAAATGGAATCCCGTATTTGTGCCGCACGACGAAAAGTACGTGTCGAATTTCTATCGCTATGAAGATGACAAAGGCAAATACAGGCTTCAAGAGATTATACGAACCGCCTCAATGGGTCCTCGACCAAATCTCGCCTATGAGTACAAAGGTTACACCCCCGAATGGGGATGGCGGATGGAACGGGACAAGCTGGAGTCTCTTGACAATGATGGGCGTCTTGTCTGGTCAAGTACCGGGCGTCCGTACCGCAAAACGTACCTCTCTCAGGGCAGAGCACCTACAAATCTATGGACAGATATTAAGAACCTGTCAGCGCAAGCCCGTGAACGCCTCGGCTACCCCACGCAAAAGCCCGAGGCATTGCTCGAACGCATCATCAGCGCGTCCAGCAACGAAGGCGATGTCGTACTCGACCCGTTCTGCGGCTGCGGAACAGCAGTCGCCGCCGCAGAGCGTCTCAACCGCCGCTGGGTCGGCATAGACATAACCCACCTCGCCATCACCCTCATCCGCCACCGCCTGCACGATACATTCGGCGAAGACCTGCGCCCCTACGAAGTCGTCGGCGAGCCGAAAGACCTGCCCAGCGCCGAGTCCCTAGCCCTCCACGACCGCTACCAGTTCGAGTGGTGGGCGCTCGGCTTGGTCGATGCCCGCCCCGCCCGCGACCGCAAGAAGGGCGCAGACGCCGGCATAGACGGCTACATCAGCTTCTTCGACGACAACAGCGGCAAGCCCAAGCGCATAGTCGTACAGGTCAAGAGCGGCGGCGTGCAGCGCAGCCAGATCGCCACGCTCAAATCTGACATGGAGCGCGAAAAAGCCGACCTCGCCCTGTTCGTAACCCTCAAGCCGCCCACGCGCCCGATGCAGCAAGAAGCATTGGAAGCCGGCTTCTACGCCCCCGAAGCCTTCCCCGACCACCGCTTCCCCCGCGTGCAAGTCCTCACCATCGAAGACCTACTCTCCGGCACGCAGCCCCAATACCCCCGCTACGCCCCCGCCGCAACCTTCCCCCGCGCGCCGAGGCGACGGCGGCAAGGACGGCAAGGGAGACTGGGGTAGCGGATAGACTGACTGCGAACTCAGTATGCTAAAATCAGTCTGTCCCGATAATCACTCAGAACTAGCGCCGGAGATAACGCAATGAGTGTGTACAAAGCACAACTTGAACGGGAAGAAGACGGCAGGTGGAGCGCGTGGATAGACGAACTCCCCGGCTGCGCCGCTTGGGGATACACGCAAAACGAAGCCCTAGACGCCCTCCAAGACGCCGCCGAAGCCTATATCGAGGATATGGTAGAAGCCGGCGAACTGCTCCCTGCGTAACCATCCACCGCTGCCAAGTACCCGTCCCGTTCATCCTCCCCAACCCACGCGCTTCTGAACGCATTGCGCGCTAGTTGCGCGACTTGCCCCCGCGTCAGCCCCACCGCCTGCTGCGTATTCGCCAGCACCTCACTCATGTAGTAGCTCCGCATATACGCCGGATCGTCCGTGTTCGCCGTAACATTCAGCCCCAGCTCCAGCGCGCGCTTCAGCTCGGCGGCGCGTCTTGGCGTGGGATTGGTCGGCGTAGCCGTCGTGCAGAATGTCAGGCACACCTGCTGCCGCCTCGCCTCTGCAATCAGCCCCGCGTCGTCCAGCGCATGGTAGCCGTGGTCGATTCTATCCACGCCGATTACATCGAGACACTGCCGGATATGCTCCACCGAGTTCTCCTGCAGGTGGTCGCAGTGCATCGTCAGCATGTAGCCTTCCGCCCGCGCCCGCTCGAATACCTCACGGAACTTCACCGGCGGGTTGTCTTTCTCGTCAGAATCCAGCCCTACGCCGATAATCCAGTCCTTATACGGCAGCGAATCGGTGAGCGTCTCCATCGCCGACTCCACGCTCATATCCCGCAAGAAGCCCAGTATCAGCTGAGACCGAATGCCAAGAGTATCCTGCGCCGCTTCCTGCGCCCTCCGAATACCACTGATGACCGTATCGAACGCGATCCCCCTGCTCGTATGCGCCTGCGGATCAAAGTGCATTTCGGTATAGACCACATTCTGCGCACGAACCCGCCGCAGATAGGCATAAGTGAGGTCAAAGAAGTCCTGCTCGGTCAACAGCACATCCATGCCGCTGAAATACAGCGCAAGAAACGATTGCAAGTCCCGGTATTCGTAAGACGCCGCAAGTTCATCCGCAGTCCGATACGGCAGATCGACCCCGTTCCGCCCCGCCAGCCGCACACGCATCTCAGGCTCCAGTGTGCCTTCCAAATGCACATGCAGTTCAGCCTTCGGCAATCCCCGAATAAAAGCGTCTATGCCTATCGCAGACATGACATCCTCCCCAACCTGTCAGCCCGGACTGACCGACTGATAGACTGAAGTACTGACGAACTACTACTGCGCCGTCAGCCCGCCATCCATCACTAACGGCGTTCCCGTAACAAATGACGCCTCATCCGACGCCAGGAACAGAGCGCCGTAGGCGATTTCGCGCGGATCGGCGACTCGCTTCATGAAGTTGGACGCGCCCGCCTCCGCCAAGAATTCTTCCGGGTCGGCGCCTACGAATTGACGGTGTCGCTCCGTAGCGGGCGTTAGGACTGAGCCGGGGCATACGGCATTCACACGGATGTTGTGCGGCGCGAGGTCCATCGCTAGGCAGCGCGTCAGCTGCATAACCGCGCCCTTGGATGCGTTGTACGGGATAAAGCCGGGCTGCGCGATGAATCCGCTCACCGATGCCAGATTCACGATTGCGCCACCGCCGGCAGCTTGCATGTGAGGCAGCACATGCTTCACGCAATACGCCTGACCGACGACATTCACTCCGAACACGCGCGCCCAATCCGCGTCGCTGATGTCCTGCACTTCGCCGAACACGAAAGCCGCCGCGTCGTTGACCAGAATGTTCACCGCGCCGTATGCGTCGGCTGCGGCTTGCACCATCGCTTGCACATCCGCCTCCTTGGACACATCCGTCGCCACGAACTGCGCCTCGCCGCCGGCAGCCCTGACACTCGCCAAGGTCTGCTCGCCGCCATCAGTGTCGATGTCCGCGATGGTCAGCCGCGCGCCTTCCTCGGCGAACAGCTCGCATATCGCGCGCCCAATGCCGGACGCGCCGCCGGTAATTATCGCAGCCTTGCCCTCAAGCCTCATGGTAGTCTCCGGTTATCAGGTTTCAGTAGTCAGTGATTGGGAATCAGTCCACTCATACAGCCAGTGAACTGACAACTGATTACTCTAAATGAAATACTTCCTCCAACTCCACCATCATCGCATCAGGATGCGCCCCATCCGGTATCTCAAAAAAGGGCGACATCATGTCCTGCCAGCGCGTGTTGACATTTTCTTTGGACATGCCTTCCAGCGCGGCGGCGAAGGTATCTTCGGTCTCAAAATATCCGAACATCAAGCCGTCTTCGCGCATGAAGAGCGAGTAGTTGTGCCAGCCATTGCGCGAGAGCGCGTCCAGCATCTCAGGCCAGACGGCGCGGTGGTGCGCCTTATATTCATCGATTCTGTCCTGCTTCACTTTCAGCAGAAAGCCTACGCGCTTCATTTAAGTGCCCTTCGGTGAATTAACTAATGGGATGGTGCTCGGCTATCCAATCATGGACACGGCTTTCCGACAACTCCCAGCCGTCCCACGCCAGCCTCATAACAATGTCCTGCTTGAACCAGTGATGGTGGCGCTCGGCGTAGGCGTCGCTGCCGGTGGCGTCCGCGAGTATAGCAAGCGCGAGCTGCGCCGGACCTCCCATGCCGTATCCCCATTCTAGGTTGACGGAGTGCTCGCGCAGATCAAGGCGCGAGGGTAGCGGGTACTCTTCGTCATCCTGCACAACCACCACCGACACGGCGGACTTGGCGCCCTGTCCGGTGCGCTCGCCTGTGTACACCTTGCCGCTCAATGGTGCCTCCGCGTTCTGGGGTGATGGTATTATCCGCGTATCAAATGGGCTGTTCGGCTTTCGATTGATAGGGATTGCTCCCGTCCTGGCACTTCTCCCACAGGGTGAATAAGGTGAAGGGAAACTAGCGCCAGTGTTCGGGGAGGATGGCTTCTGCGTAGCCGAATTCTTGGGCTAACCATTCTTCTTGATGCACGCCGTCGCGGTAGCTGGAGCTTTGCGATTCGTACACACTGACTTCGCCTTGTATTGAGTCCGATATGGCGGACAGACCATCGGCGTCGAGCGCGCTGCCCGGAGTGCCTGCCATCAGCAGCGTTCTTGAGGACACATCCGGCGCGAAGCCGCCCAGGTCGAAGTACGACAGCGTTTTGGATACGGCGTCCCGGCGCTGCGGATGCAGGTTCAGATAGTCGTTAATCTCTTCAAGCGGGTAGTCGCCCGTTTGCGCTGCCCTTGCGAGCGTATTCACGAACACGCCGGGCTGGCATATCACATGCGTCGCGCCGTTGTGCAGCGCGGCGGTTGCCAGCGCAATGTCGTTGCCGATTGCCACCACGCGCCCCGCGTCCACTTCCGGACGCGTTAGCAGATATTCCAGACCGCGCACGCTGTCCGCAGCGACGCCGCGAAATATGTAGCCCTGCGCGTCATCGATGTCGTCCGTAAGCATGCCAGGGAATCCCGCGGAATACGGCTTGTCCGACAGCCGCTGCCCGCGCGATCCGAGCGAGAAAACGACAAACCGGCTGCGAAGGCCGTTCGCCGAGCCTTGCGGTATCGGCTCTAGCACGCTCATGTATTTCGGCGCGTAATAGATGGCGGGATGCGGTCCCTCACCCGAAGGTATGCTCAAGTAGCCGAACAGGCGGTATGACCCGATGCCGGTGAGCCGGACGGTGTACATCGTGGCGAACTCCGTGCAGCGCATCGGCAGCAGTTCTACTTCAGGCGCAGCAGGATAGCCCGCCAATTCTTCTAGCGTCCGTTCCCAGTACTGTCCGAAATCGTTAGCGATATTCATAATGGCTGTGTCCATTCGTTTTGACTTATCTGGTGTTTCAATTCAAACATTAGTAGTTAGTTATCAGTTGTCAGTCTTCAAACTCGCACACGTCCTAGCCTTATTACGGCTGCAGGTGCTTGGCGAAGAACTCGTTTGTTATTGCTGTGTGCTTGTAACGGCCTGCTTCATGGCCGTGCCCGTCGTAGGCGTACAGCTGCTTGTCGGAACTGGCTATGGCGTTGTGCAAGGCATAGCCGGTCTCAGGCGGGCATACATTGTCCTGCAAACCGATGTTCATGATAATCGGGCACTGTATCCTGTCGGCGAAGCTGATGCCGTCGAAGTAGGCGAGCGTACGCTCAACATCCTCACGGCTGTCGGGATGCGCTTTCAGATAGTCGTTGATTTCCTGATACGGATACGAGCTAGTGAGCGCGATAGCGTCCATGTAGCCACACAGGTACGGCGCACCCGCCGATGCGGCTTTGATTTCAGGGCGCATCGCGGCGGTCGTGATGGTCAACCCGCCGCCCTGACTGCTGCCCGTAACGCCAATACGATCGGGATCAACTTCATCTCGCGTCAGCAGGTAGTCGATGGTGCGCCACGCATCCACATAGAAGCCCCTGTACGAGTATGTGTTACGGTCAATGATGTT includes:
- a CDS encoding L-rhamnose mutarotase, with the translated sequence MKRVGFLLKVKQDRIDEYKAHHRAVWPEMLDALSRNGWHNYSLFMREDGLMFGYFETEDTFAAALEGMSKENVNTRWQDMMSPFFEIPDGAHPDAMMVELEEVFHLE
- the add gene encoding adenosine deaminase, with the translated sequence MSAIGIDAFIRGLPKAELHVHLEGTLEPEMRVRLAGRNGVDLPYRTADELAASYEYRDLQSFLALYFSGMDVLLTEQDFFDLTYAYLRRVRAQNVVYTEMHFDPQAHTSRGIAFDTVISGIRRAQEAAQDTLGIRSQLILGFLRDMSVESAMETLTDSLPYKDWIIGVGLDSDEKDNPPVKFREVFERARAEGYMLTMHCDHLQENSVEHIRQCLDVIGVDRIDHGYHALDDAGLIAEARRQQVCLTFCTTATPTNPTPRRAAELKRALELGLNVTANTDDPAYMRSYYMSEVLANTQQAVGLTRGQVAQLARNAFRSAWVGEDERDGYLAAVDGYAGSSSPASTISSI
- a CDS encoding nitroreductase; translated protein: MDVNDAVLTRLTVREYKPDAVPDDVVDRLLEAGRLSPSSQNLQPWHFIVIRDAATIKRLGEMATQGPCLGDAPLAIAVVTDDTPRAPLDAGRAIQHMELVAWEEGMGTCFIGIRDADQNAAIKEVLSIPAHLVLLTILPFGYRKSANMGKFGRRNRRALSEVAHSERFGNTYTHSG
- a CDS encoding acetylxylan esterase, yielding MDTAIMNIANDFGQYWERTLEELAGYPAAPEVELLPMRCTEFATMYTVRLTGIGSYRLFGYLSIPSGEGPHPAIYYAPKYMSVLEPIPQGSANGLRSRFVVFSLGSRGQRLSDKPYSAGFPGMLTDDIDDAQGYIFRGVAADSVRGLEYLLTRPEVDAGRVVAIGNDIALATAALHNGATHVICQPGVFVNTLARAAQTGDYPLEEINDYLNLHPQRRDAVSKTLSYFDLGGFAPDVSSRTLLMAGTPGSALDADGLSAISDSIQGEVSVYESQSSSYRDGVHQEEWLAQEFGYAEAILPEHWR
- a CDS encoding site-specific DNA-methyltransferase, which codes for MIPSPNALYFGDNLDILRQHIPDESVDLIYLDPPFNSNATYNVLFRERSGEESAAQITAFDDTWRWNIESELAYQDVVTQQGGKVGELLAAMRAFLGQNDMMAYLTMMAQRMVELHRVLKPTGSIYLHCDPTASHYLKLLMDAVFGPENFQSEITWQRTSSHNDSKRFGQVKDALLFYSKSSSRKWNPVFVPHDEKYVSNFYRYEDDKGKYRLQEIIRTASMGPRPNLAYEYKGYTPEWGWRMERDKLESLDNDGRLVWSSTGRPYRKTYLSQGRAPTNLWTDIKNLSAQARERLGYPTQKPEALLERIISASSNEGDVVLDPFCGCGTAVAAAERLNRRWVGIDITHLAITLIRHRLHDTFGEDLRPYEVVGEPKDLPSAESLALHDRYQFEWWALGLVDARPARDRKKGADAGIDGYISFFDDNSGKPKRIVVQVKSGGVQRSQIATLKSDMEREKADLALFVTLKPPTRPMQQEALEAGFYAPEAFPDHRFPRVQVLTIEDLLSGTQPQYPRYAPAATFPRAPRRRRQGRQGRLG
- a CDS encoding type II toxin-antitoxin system HicB family antitoxin, which produces MSVYKAQLEREEDGRWSAWIDELPGCAAWGYTQNEALDALQDAAEAYIEDMVEAGELLPA
- a CDS encoding acetylxylan esterase — encoded protein: MDDMISDYKCSVSKPDDFDEFWGNVLDEAANIPLNPETVSLPLRSSDELETFEISYDSLDGVRVAAWYCVPRDRQRPLPAVVLMPGYQSDPAIPKEWARQGYAAVTAAPRGKLRSNAQFNPGYPNLLTHNIIDRNTYSYRGFYVDAWRTIDYLLTRDEVDPDRIGVTGSSQGGGLTITTAAMRPEIKAASAGAPYLCGYMDAIALTSSYPYQEINDYLKAHPDSREDVERTLAYFDGISFADRIQCPIIMNIGLQDNVCPPETGYALHNAIASSDKQLYAYDGHGHEAGRYKHTAITNEFFAKHLQP
- a CDS encoding SDR family oxidoreductase; the encoded protein is MRLEGKAAIITGGASGIGRAICELFAEEGARLTIADIDTDGGEQTLASVRAAGGEAQFVATDVSKEADVQAMVQAAADAYGAVNILVNDAAAFVFGEVQDISDADWARVFGVNVVGQAYCVKHVLPHMQAAGGGAIVNLASVSGFIAQPGFIPYNASKGAVMQLTRCLAMDLAPHNIRVNAVCPGSVLTPATERHRQFVGADPEEFLAEAGASNFMKRVADPREIAYGALFLASDEASFVTGTPLVMDGGLTAQ